A region from the Mesorhizobium sp. J8 genome encodes:
- a CDS encoding threonine/serine dehydratase, with product MLEKNTITRERIAAVEPRIRPYVRHTPVMRVDMADFGRPAFAVDLKLECLQHSGSFKARGAFTNLLERQVPEAGVVAASGGNHGAAVAYAAMKLGHRATIFVPEVSPPAKLERIRGYGAELVVGGARYAEALAASEDFAARTGALQVHAFNQEETLLGQGTLGLEIEADLPEIDTLLVAVGGGGLIGGIAAWFAGRIRIVAIEPEGAPTLYRALEAGEPVDAPAEGIAADSLAPKRVGEMMFPIAEAFVERSILVSDDDIVAAQKALWDRVRIIAEPGGAAAFAAMLSGRYVPSEGERVAVLVCGSNTNPANF from the coding sequence ATGCTGGAAAAAAACACGATCACGCGCGAGCGCATCGCTGCTGTCGAGCCGCGCATCCGTCCCTATGTGCGCCATACGCCGGTCATGCGCGTCGACATGGCAGATTTCGGCCGGCCTGCTTTTGCGGTCGACCTGAAGCTCGAATGCCTGCAGCATTCCGGCTCGTTCAAGGCGCGCGGCGCCTTCACCAACCTGCTCGAGCGCCAGGTCCCCGAAGCCGGCGTGGTCGCCGCGTCGGGCGGCAATCATGGTGCGGCTGTCGCTTACGCCGCCATGAAGCTCGGGCACAGGGCGACCATCTTCGTGCCCGAGGTCAGCCCGCCGGCGAAGCTCGAGCGCATTCGCGGCTATGGCGCCGAGCTGGTGGTCGGCGGCGCGCGCTATGCCGAGGCGCTCGCCGCGAGCGAGGATTTCGCGGCCAGGACCGGCGCCTTGCAGGTGCACGCCTTCAACCAGGAGGAAACACTGCTCGGCCAGGGCACGCTCGGCTTGGAGATCGAAGCCGATTTGCCCGAGATCGACACGCTGCTGGTCGCCGTCGGCGGCGGCGGGCTGATCGGCGGCATCGCCGCCTGGTTCGCTGGCCGCATCCGCATCGTCGCCATCGAGCCCGAGGGCGCTCCGACGCTTTACCGCGCCTTGGAGGCCGGAGAGCCGGTCGACGCGCCTGCCGAAGGCATCGCCGCCGATTCGCTGGCGCCGAAGCGCGTCGGCGAGATGATGTTTCCGATCGCCGAGGCCTTCGTCGAGCGCTCGATACTGGTCAGCGACGACGACATCGTGGCGGCGCAGAAGGCGCTGTGGGACCGCGTGCGAATCATCGCCGAGCCGGGTGGCGCCGCGGCCTTCGCCGCCATGCTTTCCGGGCGTTACGTGCCCTCGGAGGGCGAGCGCGTGGCGGTCCTGGTCTGCGGTTCGAACACCAATCCGGCCAATTTCTGA
- the ftsE gene encoding cell division ATP-binding protein FtsE, whose protein sequence is MIRFENVGLRYGMGPEILRDISLHIPERSFQFLSGPSGAGKTTLLRLLFMSLKPTRGLITIFGKDRSRISRSELPLLRRRIGVVFQDFRLLDHMTTYENVALPLRVRGREEASYRTDVTELLKWVGLGDRMHVLPPVLSGGEKQRAAIARALIEQPEILLADEPTGNVDPPLARRLLRLFIELNRLGTAVVIATHDLGLMEQVDARRMILAGGRLDVYD, encoded by the coding sequence GTGATCCGCTTCGAAAATGTCGGCCTCCGCTATGGCATGGGTCCGGAGATCCTCCGCGATATTTCCCTGCACATTCCGGAGCGCTCCTTCCAGTTCCTGAGCGGCCCTTCGGGCGCCGGCAAGACCACCTTGCTGCGTCTTTTGTTCATGTCGCTGAAGCCGACGCGCGGGCTGATCACCATCTTCGGCAAGGACCGATCGCGCATCTCGCGCAGCGAATTGCCGCTGCTGCGCCGCCGCATCGGCGTGGTGTTCCAGGATTTCCGCCTGCTCGACCATATGACCACCTACGAGAATGTCGCGCTGCCCTTGAGGGTGCGCGGGCGCGAGGAGGCGAGCTACCGCACCGACGTCACCGAGCTTCTGAAATGGGTCGGCCTCGGTGACCGCATGCATGTGCTGCCTCCGGTGCTGTCCGGCGGCGAGAAGCAGCGCGCCGCGATCGCGCGCGCCCTCATCGAGCAGCCGGAGATCCTTCTGGCCGACGAGCCGACCGGCAATGTCGATCCGCCGCTGGCGCGCCGGCTGCTCAGGCTGTTCATCGAACTCAACCGACTGGGCACCGCCGTGGTCATCGCCACCCACGACCTCGGCTTGATGGAACAGGTCGATGCGCGCCGCATGATCCTGGCTGGCGGAAGGCTGGACGTCTATGACTGA
- a CDS encoding cell division protein FtsX, translating into MTDFPADHLQDETAEAPVTVRRVQRKMAPIVPAQNIAGRALVLVIAIMTFLSCLTFGAVTLVRDTASVWENQISREATIQIKPADGLDMEAALAQASQIASEFPGVKGTKIIDRDATARLLEPWLGSGLNIDELPVPRLIIVTIDEASPPDFAAMRAAITPKIPTAALDDHRTWVDRLVAMAHTTVTIGIAVLVLMLSATVLTVVFATRGAMAGNGHIIEVLHFVGAEARFIAREFRWHFLVTGMKGAAAGGALAIVVFIVFSWWSSRNMATPQADQATALFGNFAIGSAGYFGVGLMVLVIGALTAATSHATVVAYLSDIDVRQPDAG; encoded by the coding sequence ATGACTGACTTTCCGGCCGATCATCTCCAGGACGAAACCGCCGAGGCGCCGGTGACAGTCCGGCGCGTCCAGCGCAAGATGGCGCCGATCGTGCCGGCGCAGAACATCGCCGGCCGGGCGCTGGTGCTGGTCATCGCCATCATGACCTTCCTGTCCTGCCTCACCTTCGGCGCGGTGACGCTGGTGCGCGATACGGCATCGGTCTGGGAGAACCAGATTTCGCGCGAGGCCACGATCCAGATCAAGCCGGCCGACGGTCTCGACATGGAAGCGGCCCTTGCCCAGGCCTCGCAAATCGCCAGCGAATTCCCCGGCGTGAAGGGCACCAAGATCATCGACCGCGACGCCACCGCGCGCCTTCTCGAGCCATGGCTTGGCAGCGGTCTCAACATCGACGAATTGCCGGTGCCGCGCCTCATCATCGTCACCATCGACGAGGCCAGCCCCCCGGACTTCGCCGCCATGCGCGCCGCCATCACGCCCAAGATCCCGACTGCCGCGCTCGACGACCACCGCACCTGGGTCGACCGCCTGGTCGCCATGGCGCACACCACGGTGACCATCGGCATCGCCGTTTTGGTGCTGATGCTCTCGGCGACCGTTCTGACTGTGGTGTTCGCCACGCGCGGCGCCATGGCCGGCAACGGCCATATCATCGAGGTGCTGCACTTCGTCGGCGCCGAGGCGCGCTTCATCGCACGCGAGTTCCGCTGGCATTTCCTGGTCACCGGCATGAAGGGCGCGGCCGCCGGCGGTGCGCTCGCGATCGTGGTCTTCATCGTGTTTTCCTGGTGGTCGTCCCGAAACATGGCCACGCCCCAGGCCGACCAGGCGACCGCCTTGTTCGGCAATTTCGCCATCGGTTCGGCAGGCTATTTCGGCGTCGGCCTGATGGTGCTGGTCATCGGCGCGTTGACCGCAGCGACCTCACACGCCACCGTCGTCGCCTATCTCAGCGACATCGATGTTCGCCAGCCGGATGCGGGCTGA
- the hpt gene encoding hypoxanthine phosphoribosyltransferase, translating to MPVVRGKDIEVLFSASAIARRNLELAKEIAGRDYHDLLVISILKGSFVFAADLIRAMHDVGLSPEVEFIFISSYGAGTTSGKVRVLRDIDNEVAGRDVLLIDDILESGKTLSYTRDLMLSRGAKSCAIAVLLDKRMRRQTALNADYVGFDCPDYFVVGYGMDVAHAFRELPFVGVVKGDA from the coding sequence ATGCCAGTTGTGCGTGGCAAGGACATCGAGGTCCTGTTTTCGGCGTCGGCGATCGCGCGCCGCAATCTCGAGCTCGCCAAGGAAATCGCCGGGCGCGACTACCACGACCTCCTGGTGATCTCGATCCTCAAGGGCTCGTTCGTCTTCGCCGCCGATCTCATCCGCGCCATGCATGATGTCGGCCTGTCGCCGGAAGTCGAGTTCATCTTCATCTCCAGCTACGGCGCGGGCACCACGAGCGGCAAAGTGAGGGTGCTACGCGACATCGACAATGAGGTCGCCGGCCGCGACGTGCTGTTGATCGACGACATACTGGAATCCGGCAAGACGCTTTCCTACACCCGCGACCTGATGCTGTCGCGCGGCGCCAAGAGCTGCGCCATCGCGGTGCTGCTCGACAAGCGGATGCGCCGCCAGACCGCGCTCAACGCCGACTATGTCGGCTTCGACTGCCCGGACTATTTCGTCGTCGGCTACGGCATGGACGTCGCGCATGCGTTCCGCGAGCTGCCGTTCGTCGGAGTGGTGAAGGGCGACGCCTGA
- a CDS encoding DMT family transporter has product MQNRMVLGILSLCLGVLVFSLQDPLVKAVSGGYPVTEVMAIRAIVALPILIVIVQADVGLRAVLSKRFGMLTLRAFIQFSSYTVYYLAIAALPLADAVALYFMAPLFIMAVAGPYLGERVSWKTLATVLIGLVGVLVMVRPGAGVFDWAAILSLGSAFLYGFSQLMARRIGDTESSTVMAFYQNGAYLSGAVAVAAVFHLAGITHAAHPSVEFLVRPWVWPTMPDFLKMAACGLVASAGMILLSQAYRMAPANRVATFEYTGILWSPLWGFLFFAEVPRETTVLGAALIIGAGLLALGGGPRRSAAPAAPVTADAVSSEAA; this is encoded by the coding sequence ATGCAAAACCGGATGGTGCTTGGCATTCTGAGCCTTTGCCTCGGCGTGCTGGTCTTTTCGCTGCAGGATCCGCTGGTGAAGGCGGTGTCGGGCGGCTATCCGGTGACCGAGGTGATGGCGATTCGCGCCATCGTCGCCTTGCCGATCCTGATCGTCATCGTCCAGGCCGATGTCGGCCTGAGAGCGGTGCTGTCGAAACGCTTCGGCATGCTGACGCTGCGCGCCTTCATCCAGTTCTCGTCCTACACGGTCTATTATCTGGCGATCGCCGCGCTGCCGCTGGCCGACGCGGTGGCGCTTTATTTCATGGCGCCGCTGTTCATCATGGCGGTGGCCGGACCCTATCTCGGCGAGCGGGTCTCGTGGAAGACGCTGGCGACGGTGCTGATCGGCCTTGTCGGCGTGCTCGTGATGGTGCGGCCCGGCGCCGGCGTGTTCGACTGGGCAGCGATTTTGTCGCTGGGCTCGGCCTTTCTCTACGGTTTTTCGCAACTGATGGCGCGCCGCATCGGCGACACCGAATCGTCGACCGTGATGGCCTTCTACCAGAACGGCGCCTATCTCAGCGGCGCCGTCGCCGTCGCGGCCGTCTTCCACCTTGCCGGCATCACCCATGCGGCGCATCCGAGCGTCGAATTCCTGGTGCGGCCATGGGTGTGGCCGACAATGCCGGATTTCCTGAAGATGGCTGCCTGCGGCCTCGTCGCGTCCGCCGGCATGATCCTGCTGTCGCAGGCCTATCGCATGGCGCCGGCCAACCGCGTCGCGACGTTCGAATACACCGGCATCCTGTGGTCGCCACTTTGGGGTTTCCTGTTCTTCGCCGAGGTGCCGCGGGAAACCACCGTGCTGGGCGCGGCGCTGATCATCGGCGCCGGCCTGCTTGCGCTCGGCGGCGGGCCCCGGCGAAGTGCCGCGCCGGCGGCCCCTGTCACGGCTGATGCGGTCTCAAGCGAAGCAGCTTAA
- a CDS encoding YdcF family protein → MMEARDSIDTVGRMPAMRVRSAAPASLGRLRLALRVCGFAVLAALVLFAGGFGWFADKVSHMTTPLNPARADAIIVLTGGQSRLDAAMDLLASGKGERLLISGVHPSATRRQLQAAMGGDKQLFSCCVDIDRAALDTIGNAEESAKWVENHAYGSIIIVTNNYHMPRSLLEMGRLLHGARLEPYPVVNTNLGNGGWLTKPEALRVLLTEYSKYVLSLARGFLPLRATPEGVTLAEASTVVKN, encoded by the coding sequence ATGATGGAAGCGCGGGATTCGATCGATACGGTTGGACGGATGCCGGCGATGCGCGTGCGCAGCGCTGCCCCCGCCTCGCTTGGTCGTCTGCGGCTCGCTTTGCGCGTCTGCGGTTTCGCGGTTCTCGCCGCGCTGGTGCTTTTTGCCGGCGGCTTCGGCTGGTTCGCCGACAAGGTCAGCCACATGACGACCCCGCTCAACCCGGCCAGAGCCGACGCCATCATCGTGCTCACCGGCGGACAGTCGCGGCTCGACGCGGCGATGGACCTGCTGGCCTCCGGCAAGGGCGAACGCTTGCTGATCAGCGGCGTCCATCCCTCGGCCACTAGGCGCCAGTTGCAGGCGGCGATGGGCGGCGACAAGCAGCTCTTCTCCTGCTGCGTCGATATCGACCGCGCCGCACTCGATACCATCGGCAATGCCGAGGAAAGCGCCAAATGGGTGGAGAACCACGCCTATGGCAGCATCATCATCGTCACCAACAACTACCACATGCCACGCAGCCTGCTCGAGATGGGCCGGCTGTTGCATGGCGCGCGCCTCGAACCCTATCCGGTGGTCAACACCAATCTCGGCAATGGCGGCTGGCTGACCAAGCCGGAGGCGCTGCGCGTGCTGCTCACCGAATACAGCAAATATGTGCTGTCGCTGGCGCGCGGCTTCCTGCCGCTGCGCGCGACGCCCGAGGGCGTCACGCTGGCGGAAGCATCGACCGTGGTGAAGAACTAA
- a CDS encoding lipoprotein, producing the protein MTRSRILVTLALLAAVVTVTACGRKTGLDTPYEAAVQARKDAEKAKQPVPPEPEKPVKDRKFILDPLL; encoded by the coding sequence ATGACCCGTAGCAGGATTTTGGTGACGCTGGCGCTGCTGGCGGCGGTTGTCACCGTCACGGCCTGCGGCAGGAAGACCGGCCTCGACACGCCCTACGAGGCAGCGGTGCAGGCGCGCAAGGATGCGGAAAAAGCCAAGCAGCCGGTGCCGCCCGAGCCGGAAAAACCGGTCAAGGACAGGAAGTTCATCCTCGATCCATTGCTCTGA
- a CDS encoding glyoxalase superfamily protein: MPKLGSVTPILRMFDIAKAREFYLDFLGFEIRFEHRFDDNAPLYMGITRDSCELHLSEHHGDGSPGANIRVEVADIAALHRELTAKKYRYARPGLEETPWRTREVTVGDPFGNQLTFYEDMPDR, encoded by the coding sequence GTGCCGAAGCTTGGAAGCGTCACCCCGATCCTGCGCATGTTCGACATCGCCAAGGCGCGCGAATTCTATCTCGATTTCCTCGGCTTCGAGATCCGCTTCGAACATCGCTTCGACGACAATGCGCCGCTCTACATGGGTATCACTCGCGACAGCTGCGAATTGCATCTAAGCGAGCATCACGGCGACGGCTCGCCAGGCGCCAACATTCGCGTCGAGGTGGCCGACATCGCGGCGCTGCATCGTGAACTGACGGCGAAGAAATATCGCTACGCCCGACCGGGATTGGAAGAGACGCCTTGGCGGACACGGGAGGTCACAGTCGGCGACCCGTTCGGCAACCAGCTGACTTTCTACGAAGACATGCCGGACCGATAG
- a CDS encoding TIGR02302 family protein has protein sequence MTERPISSGERGLAGRLALSRSATRASIVFERAWPLVLPLLIVISLFLSFSWFGLFPRLPDAARIGLLILFALAGIAALYPLRFFRMPSAAEIDRRIEAANELLHSPVQVQTDRPSGAESIFSQALWREHQKRMAERLSSLGADRPRTGVPDYDRWGLRAVAGLLFVTALAFSFGPFGGRVGDAFVARAAHDAVPPRIDAWVTPPAYTGKAPLFLTADANQAVQTFSVPQGSDVSLRVTGGSGEETLSYSDQGGNDRAIEPAAPKAPAAASQTAPNVRQFSGKLNTNGTLTLKSGDSDLGHWAFAVIPDKPPTIRFVGEPKRAVNGAMELNYQVDDDYGAASAKAVFELSDPPAANAHPLYGAPEMPLTLPRRGGKASAAKTTKDLTEHVWAGGNIKLTLSVTDDAGHTATSETKTLVMPERPFANPLARAVIEQRRLLALDTNAKPRVLDLMDAITLRPEDTFDNMSNYLAIMSARSRLKLSESDDQLRNVVSYLWEIALGIEEGNLSAAERRLRQAQQALQDAIKNGASDQEIEKAMKELREAMNQFLQEFAQRAQQNPNAPQMQQNGRELRQSDIDRMMDQIENLAKSGDRDKAQQLLSELQDMMNNLQAGRQQPGGEQDSELRQQMDKLGDIMRRQQEMMNDTFRLDQMQRGSRDNGEQQFGEDGEQQQGQDEQRPGPGQDRDPLGRPKMSPKDLADALKQLQEGQGQLQSELNQLKKGLEGMGMEPNEGFGEAGKSMGDAERSLGQGDGDQAVGHQGRALEALRRGAKDMMKQMQAMQGDQGGSEQGGREQNADRDPLGRPRATNGPDDGTSVKVPDEIDVQRARQILDAIRKRLGNALSPDIERSYLERLLELK, from the coding sequence ATGACCGAACGACCCATTTCCAGCGGCGAACGCGGCCTGGCCGGGCGCCTGGCGCTCAGCCGGTCGGCGACGCGGGCCTCGATAGTCTTCGAGCGCGCCTGGCCGCTCGTGCTGCCGCTGTTGATCGTCATCAGCCTGTTCCTCAGCTTTTCATGGTTCGGCCTGTTCCCACGCCTGCCGGACGCGGCGCGCATCGGTCTGCTGATCCTGTTCGCGCTGGCGGGTATCGCGGCGCTCTATCCGCTTCGCTTCTTCCGCATGCCCTCGGCCGCCGAGATCGACCGCCGCATCGAGGCGGCGAACGAATTGCTGCACAGCCCGGTCCAGGTGCAGACCGACCGGCCGAGCGGCGCCGAGAGCATCTTCTCGCAGGCGTTGTGGCGCGAGCATCAGAAGCGCATGGCCGAGCGGCTCTCGAGCTTAGGTGCCGACCGGCCGCGCACCGGCGTGCCGGACTATGATCGCTGGGGCCTGCGCGCCGTGGCGGGGCTGCTGTTCGTCACCGCTTTGGCCTTTTCCTTCGGCCCATTCGGCGGTAGGGTCGGCGACGCTTTTGTCGCCCGCGCCGCGCACGATGCCGTGCCGCCGCGCATCGACGCCTGGGTGACGCCGCCCGCCTATACCGGCAAGGCGCCGCTGTTCCTGACCGCCGATGCCAACCAGGCCGTCCAGACCTTTTCCGTTCCGCAGGGCAGCGACGTTTCGCTCCGCGTCACCGGCGGCTCGGGCGAGGAAACGCTGAGCTACTCCGATCAAGGCGGCAATGACCGCGCCATCGAGCCCGCCGCACCCAAAGCGCCAGCTGCCGCCAGCCAGACGGCGCCAAATGTCCGCCAGTTCTCCGGCAAGCTGAACACCAACGGCACGCTGACGCTGAAATCCGGCGATAGCGATCTCGGCCACTGGGCTTTCGCGGTCATCCCAGACAAGCCGCCAACGATCCGCTTCGTCGGCGAGCCGAAGCGCGCCGTCAACGGCGCCATGGAGCTCAACTATCAGGTCGACGACGATTACGGCGCGGCCTCCGCCAAGGCCGTTTTCGAACTGTCGGACCCGCCGGCCGCCAATGCGCATCCGCTTTACGGCGCACCCGAGATGCCGCTGACCCTGCCGCGGCGCGGCGGCAAGGCGAGCGCGGCGAAGACGACCAAGGACCTGACCGAGCATGTCTGGGCCGGCGGCAACATCAAGCTGACGCTGAGCGTCACCGACGATGCCGGCCACACAGCGACCAGCGAAACCAAGACGCTTGTCATGCCCGAGCGGCCATTCGCCAATCCGCTGGCCCGCGCGGTGATCGAACAGCGCCGGTTGCTGGCGCTCGACACCAATGCCAAGCCGCGCGTCCTCGACCTGATGGACGCGATCACTCTGCGGCCCGAGGACACGTTCGACAACATGTCGAACTATCTCGCCATCATGAGCGCGCGGAGCCGGCTGAAGCTCTCCGAGAGCGACGACCAGTTGCGCAACGTCGTCTCCTATCTGTGGGAAATCGCGCTCGGCATTGAGGAAGGCAATCTGTCGGCCGCCGAGCGGCGGCTGCGCCAGGCGCAGCAGGCGTTGCAGGACGCCATCAAGAACGGCGCCAGCGATCAGGAGATCGAGAAGGCGATGAAGGAACTGCGCGAGGCGATGAATCAGTTCCTGCAGGAATTCGCCCAGCGCGCGCAGCAGAACCCGAACGCGCCGCAGATGCAGCAGAACGGACGCGAGTTGCGCCAGAGCGATATCGACCGCATGATGGATCAGATCGAGAATCTGGCCAAATCGGGCGACCGCGACAAGGCGCAGCAGCTTCTCTCCGAGCTACAGGACATGATGAACAACCTGCAGGCCGGCCGCCAGCAGCCGGGCGGCGAGCAGGACAGCGAGCTGCGCCAGCAGATGGACAAGCTTGGCGACATCATGCGCCGCCAGCAGGAGATGATGAACGACACCTTCCGCCTCGATCAGATGCAGCGTGGCTCGCGCGACAATGGCGAACAACAATTCGGCGAGGACGGCGAGCAGCAGCAAGGCCAGGACGAGCAACGGCCGGGTCCCGGCCAGGATCGCGATCCGCTGGGACGGCCGAAAATGTCGCCGAAGGATTTGGCCGATGCGCTGAAACAGCTGCAGGAAGGCCAGGGCCAGCTGCAGAGCGAACTCAACCAGCTGAAGAAGGGGCTGGAGGGCATGGGCATGGAGCCCAATGAAGGCTTCGGCGAGGCCGGCAAGTCGATGGGCGACGCCGAGCGGTCGCTCGGCCAGGGCGATGGCGACCAGGCCGTCGGCCACCAGGGCCGTGCGCTGGAAGCGCTTCGCCGCGGCGCCAAGGACATGATGAAGCAGATGCAGGCCATGCAGGGCGACCAGGGCGGCAGCGAACAGGGCGGCCGCGAGCAGAATGCCGACCGCGATCCACTCGGACGGCCGCGCGCCACCAACGGACCGGATGACGGCACATCGGTCAAGGTTCCCGACGAGATCGACGTGCAGCGCGCCCGCCAGATCCTCGATGCGATCCGCAAGCGGCTAGGCAACGCGCTGAGCCCCGATATCGAGCGCAGCTACCTCGAACGGCTGCTGGAGCTGAAATAG
- a CDS encoding response regulator encodes MAKLLIVEDDESVRTLAARALERDGHNVTVATDGGQGLDAIRQARGGYDLVVSDIRMPEMDGIEMATAAAREFPAMRIMLMTGYADQRERAEELNGIILDVVQKPFTLAEIRARVGKALSCFA; translated from the coding sequence ATGGCAAAGCTTCTGATCGTCGAGGACGATGAGTCCGTCCGTACCCTCGCTGCCCGCGCGCTGGAGCGCGACGGCCATAATGTCACCGTCGCCACCGACGGCGGGCAGGGGCTGGATGCGATCCGGCAGGCCCGCGGCGGCTACGATCTGGTGGTGTCCGACATCCGCATGCCGGAGATGGACGGCATCGAGATGGCGACGGCGGCCGCGCGAGAATTCCCGGCGATGCGGATCATGCTGATGACCGGCTATGCCGACCAGCGCGAGCGGGCCGAGGAACTCAACGGCATCATCCTCGACGTCGTGCAGAAGCCCTTCACGCTGGCTGAGATCCGTGCCCGCGTCGGCAAGGCATTAAGCTGCTTCGCTTGA
- a CDS encoding LysR family transcriptional regulator, whose amino-acid sequence MRPVLDSDLLRTFVAVAETGNFTRAAEKAGRTQSAVSMQMKKLEEMVGDDLFERGSRGVALTRRGGELIVNARRIVSLLDETAASLVAPPLGGLVRIGIPAEYGRSILSRALGEFAKRHPRVEVTVRYAHSDSQVRALAAGELDLAVVFEWEGSSGGEVLMHDPTVWVTSTLHHMHEERPVPIALYSRNGWCRDFAIKSLQQRGLDYRVAYTSDTNGGLTLAVTSGLAIAPISRSNIPADCRELTAADGFGDIDSSNVVLHRNPLATGEAIDGMENAIREAFMLTRQAGATIGL is encoded by the coding sequence ATGAGACCAGTCCTCGACAGCGACCTCCTGCGCACCTTCGTGGCGGTGGCCGAGACCGGCAATTTCACGCGCGCGGCGGAGAAGGCCGGGCGCACGCAATCGGCTGTGTCCATGCAGATGAAGAAGCTGGAAGAGATGGTCGGCGACGATCTTTTCGAACGCGGCTCGCGCGGCGTGGCGCTGACGCGCCGTGGCGGCGAGCTCATCGTCAACGCGCGCCGGATCGTCTCGCTGCTCGACGAGACGGCGGCCTCGCTGGTGGCGCCGCCGCTCGGCGGCCTGGTGCGCATCGGCATCCCGGCCGAATATGGCCGCTCGATCCTGTCGCGGGCGCTGGGCGAGTTCGCCAAGCGGCATCCGCGCGTCGAGGTCACGGTGCGCTACGCGCATTCGGATTCGCAGGTGCGGGCGCTTGCGGCCGGCGAGCTCGACCTCGCGGTGGTGTTTGAATGGGAGGGCTCTTCCGGCGGCGAGGTGCTGATGCACGATCCGACGGTCTGGGTGACCTCGACGCTGCACCACATGCATGAGGAACGGCCGGTGCCGATCGCGCTCTACAGCCGCAACGGCTGGTGCCGCGACTTCGCCATCAAGTCGCTGCAGCAGCGCGGCCTCGACTATCGCGTCGCCTACACCAGCGACACCAATGGCGGCCTGACGCTCGCGGTCACGTCCGGCCTGGCGATCGCGCCGATCTCGCGCAGCAACATCCCGGCCGATTGCCGCGAGCTGACGGCGGCCGACGGCTTCGGCGACATCGATTCCTCCAATGTCGTCCTGCACCGCAATCCGCTGGCGACCGGCGAGGCAATCGACGGCATGGAGAACGCGATCCGCGAGGCGTTCATGCTGACCCGGCAGGCAGGCGCGACGATTGGGCTGTAG
- the lysA gene encoding diaminopimelate decarboxylase → MNHFDYRDGVLHAEDVAIPDIAAAVGTPFYCYSTATLTRHFRVFREAFAGLDALVCYAMKANSNQAVLRTLARQGAGADVVSEGELRRALAAGIPAGKILFSGVGKTAREMDFALSAGILCFNVESEPELELLSARATALGKVAPVSLRINPDVDARTHKKISTGKAENKFGIPWQRARQVYARAAQLPGIKVTGIDTHIGSQITELQPFDDAFALLVELVGALRADGHAIEHVDLGGGLGIPYRVDNSPPPLPDAYAEIVRKHVTRLGLKVMFEPGRLIVGNAGILVSEVIYVKEGDARNFLVVDAAMNDLIRPTLYDAFHDIRPVVQPPASTPRMKVDVVGPVCETGDFIGLDRDLPKLKAGDLIAVSTAGAYGAVQAGTYNTRLLVPEVLVDGDRFHVVRPRQTYEDLIGLDSVPDWLK, encoded by the coding sequence GTGAACCATTTCGATTACCGCGACGGCGTGCTTCATGCCGAGGACGTCGCGATCCCCGACATCGCGGCCGCGGTCGGCACGCCCTTCTATTGCTATTCGACGGCGACGCTGACCCGGCATTTCCGCGTCTTCAGGGAGGCCTTTGCCGGCCTCGACGCGCTCGTCTGCTACGCCATGAAGGCGAATTCCAACCAGGCCGTGCTGAGGACGCTGGCCCGCCAGGGCGCCGGCGCCGACGTGGTGTCGGAAGGCGAGTTGCGCCGCGCCTTGGCTGCCGGCATCCCGGCCGGCAAGATCCTGTTTTCCGGCGTCGGCAAGACCGCGCGCGAAATGGACTTTGCCCTTAGCGCCGGCATTCTCTGCTTCAACGTCGAATCCGAGCCTGAGTTGGAGCTTTTGTCGGCGCGAGCGACGGCGCTCGGCAAGGTGGCGCCGGTCTCGCTGCGCATCAATCCGGATGTCGATGCGAGAACCCACAAGAAGATCTCGACCGGCAAGGCCGAGAACAAGTTCGGCATCCCCTGGCAGCGCGCGCGGCAGGTCTATGCCCGCGCCGCGCAACTGCCGGGCATCAAGGTGACCGGCATCGACACCCATATCGGCAGCCAGATCACCGAATTGCAGCCCTTCGACGACGCCTTCGCATTGCTCGTCGAACTGGTCGGGGCGCTGCGCGCCGACGGACATGCGATCGAACATGTCGATCTCGGCGGCGGCCTCGGCATTCCCTACCGTGTCGACAACAGCCCGCCGCCTTTGCCTGACGCCTATGCCGAGATCGTCAGGAAGCACGTCACCAGGCTTGGCCTCAAGGTGATGTTCGAGCCTGGACGGCTGATCGTCGGCAATGCCGGCATCCTGGTGTCCGAGGTGATCTATGTGAAGGAAGGCGACGCCAGGAACTTCCTTGTCGTCGACGCCGCCATGAATGACCTGATCCGGCCGACGCTCTATGACGCCTTCCACGACATCAGGCCGGTGGTGCAGCCACCCGCCTCCACGCCGCGCATGAAGGTCGACGTCGTCGGCCCGGTCTGCGAGACCGGCGACTTCATCGGCCTGGACCGCGACCTGCCGAAGCTGAAGGCAGGCGACCTGATCGCCGTTTCGACAGCCGGCGCCTATGGCGCGGTGCAGGCCGGTACCTACAACACCAGGCTTCTGGTGCCGGAGGTGCTGGTCGACGGCGACCGCTTCCATGTCGTACGGCCGCGCCAGACCTATGAGGACCTGATCGGCCTGGATTCGGTCCCCGACTGGCTGAAGTAA